A window from Drosophila nasuta strain 15112-1781.00 chromosome 3, ASM2355853v1, whole genome shotgun sequence encodes these proteins:
- the LOC132793167 gene encoding uncharacterized protein LOC132793167: MHFSPHFVCSDVVYSTPMSPFSHRYQTYCQEEVKADVKPSVSFYIHCENARQEHYPRYVVNYRRKFCERSAKLKRQAVEERRQLFLNDRVECLKQQGERVRQVVADYHAKHMENWLRTREHLASDMEEHRQRRERHLIERLETLRRHNEQVKSRCELLRYGNYLRRIARQHEVRRKRRSIF, translated from the coding sequence atgcactTTAGTCCGCATTTCGTGTGCTCAGATGTCGTCTATTCGACTCCTATGTCACCATTCTCTCACAGATATCAGACTTATTGTCAGGAAGAAGTCAAAGCGGATGTGAAACCAAGCGTATCTTTCTATATTCACTGTGAGAATGCGCGGCAAGAACACTATCCCAGATATGTGGTCAACTATCGACGCAAATTCTGTGAACGTAGTGCCAAATTAAAGAGGCAAGCAGTCGAGGAGCGTCGGCAGCTATTCCTAAACGATCGCGTCGAATGCCTCAAGCAGCAAGGGGAAAGAGTGAGGCAAGTGGTTGCTGATTACCACGCGAAACACATGGAGAACTGGCTCAGAACGAGGGAGCACTTGGCCAGCGATATGGAGGAGCATCGGCAACGGCGTGAGCGGCATTTAATCGAGCGCCTGGAGACTCTGAGAAGGCACAACGAGCAGGTGAAGAGTCGCTGCGAGTTGCTGCGATACGGAAACTATCTGCGACGCATAGCACGACAGCATGAGGTTAGACGGAAACGCAGAAGTATCTTTTAG